One segment of Rubripirellula amarantea DNA contains the following:
- the fliJ gene encoding flagellar export protein FliJ, whose amino-acid sequence MKFHYRFEFLLDLKRTARDQAGVAVGQATEAIRKVELEIESINADLVLARQQQNAARVGSVVVERMLATNRYEMQLAADIQGLKRTLVTLGQELQRRQQGLAAAEAEVKKLERFREKELDHFKAEQRRQEQIELDDRTSAAYVRQRQLQDRLQRRGISDSPGGIR is encoded by the coding sequence ATGAAGTTTCACTACCGATTCGAGTTCTTGTTGGATCTAAAGCGAACCGCGCGAGACCAGGCTGGCGTCGCGGTCGGTCAGGCTACCGAAGCGATCCGCAAAGTCGAATTGGAAATTGAAAGTATCAACGCGGACCTGGTTCTTGCTAGACAACAACAAAACGCCGCTCGCGTCGGAAGCGTCGTGGTGGAACGTATGCTGGCGACCAATCGCTACGAAATGCAACTTGCCGCAGACATCCAAGGGCTCAAAAGGACCTTGGTAACTCTTGGCCAGGAACTGCAACGACGGCAACAGGGTTTAGCCGCTGCCGAAGCCGAAGTAAAGAAGTTGGAACGGTTTCGTGAAAAAGAGCTCGATCACTTCAAAGCCGAACAACGACGGCAGGAGCAGATCGAGCTCGACGATCGAACGTCAGCCGCCTATGTAAGGCAACGACAATTACAAGACAGATTGCAACGACGTGGAATAAGTGATTCGCCCGGAGGTATCCGATGA